The following DNA comes from Capsicum annuum cultivar UCD-10X-F1 chromosome 7, UCD10Xv1.1, whole genome shotgun sequence.
TGTTCTACGTCCTTTTGGCATGTGCTAATTGTTGTTCGGTTGAACTTTTTCCAATCGCTTGTATGCAACAAGAAACTTTAGATCCTTAATCACTTAGATGTTATATAGTGATCATGCAACTCATACTGTGGttggttttcttttcttctcctcttaagATGTCATATACATGATTTGATCCAAATTTGATCCTCAGTTATGCTTATCACAATATTTTCGAATTTTGATCTTTGAATACCAGAATTGTTAGGTGTAGTCTGGTTCACGGGCTAGTTATAATACCAGAATTATGATGAGTTTTATACCTCAAACTTTATCAATTATGAAATGATACATTAGTAATCTATTGCTTTATGCTgcaaacataaaatttattggttttataaaatcTTATGCTTGGTTAAATTTTCCTTATGGGGCTAAGTGGCTAACTATAAACCCTTAGATTATCCCGAGAGTGACATTAAAAAGAGTTATCATATGCTACATAAACCTCTGAGAATTGTTTGTCCTTAAAGTATATTGCAAAATGATCTAATAGACCCCTGTACTTGTATGATTTTGTATTCTGGACCCTCCTACTCACCCCTTTGTGAACCGAACCCTTAAACCCAAAGAATCACCACATTTGAAACCTCTATGACCGTTGATCAAGCCTAGGTGACAACTTAGTGGTTGAGGTGGAACAAATGTGTGATTTCGCGGATATAGGGCGTgtacacataatttttttaattaaaaatgtaaCTCCTTTCTTCTTGGTCCCACCACCCTCGTTTCTTTACCCCAACCACACCCCTCCATTTTCCCACCTTCAAAACTTCAATTAATGTCtgggaaaaaaattagaaaatctcCTCAAATCAAAGAAGAAACTACAAAAAGtaataaccctaattaaattcATTTCATATCCAAACATAAAATGCTGAGCTTTCAATTCTCCAAAAAACAGATGCAAATCTCTGAAACATTGAGTTATAGTGCACCATTTTCATTGAATTTGCTTGAAGTTttgaatgaagtagaaaaaaTAGACGAGAAAACGTACCAAAGAAAGGTGTCTAAAGAAAAGAAatggggagggggggaggggatCTAAAAAAGAAGATTGAAAGAAGGGTGGTGGTGGATTTTGATGAAGAAGAGAGAAAGGAGTGGGAGGGAGAAcgaggtatgttgttgttgtgatgaGAAACGGAGGGTGGAGGACTGTTTGGTTGTGTTTATCGGAGCTTGAAACTTTTCTGGTGGTGGGCGGACTGTGGTTGTTGGATAGCTTCGTCTGTGATGGAGCTCGCCGTTAATGGACGAAAATATAGCAGTGGGTGTCGTGACTGGTTCGGGGTTAGTTTTGGTTGAGCAGCGGATGAGTTGTCGTTGTTGGAGCTGTTCGTTCCTCCACCAAAAATGGTGTTTCGGTGGGTTCTGGTTGGAATTCAGATAACAAGGAAAAGGTCGGTTTGGTTTTGGGTGTTAGGTGGCTTCTGGTGGTGTTCCGGCTTTGGTGAGACCAGAGATAAAGAAGAAATGGAGGTGGGAGGAACGAAGAGGGAGAGGAAGGGGGTGGGGGAggtatttgatttagtttttataaaaaaaaaagttaatttcatGTGTCATTAAAAAATGGCGTGGAATTCCACGTGTACACGTTTGTATTACACACACATCAATCGGATGAGAAAAAGgtttaaaattttgtgttgcATTGGATTTAACGGTTCAGTTGGAAAAGGAGTGTGTAGGAGGATTTAAAATACAAACACATACTAGTACGGGGGTCTACTAGACTATTCTGCCTAAAGTATATACGAAGACAATTCTCAGAGTTCTGAGTGATAGAATGTTGTAGGTGGTTGACCATACTTGACAGGGATTGCGCTATTTTAGTTATATagtgttgcaacaaatgacatctAAGCAGCTGGGAAAAAACAGGGATCAAAAGAAGACACCTAACTGGAATTGTTTCAGCTATAATATTTACCAGACCAGTATTATCAGTCTAGAATTATGCCAATCCCTGACTTGTGTATTCAATTATTCTCGTTCTAGATGTTCCCAAATATCCAGTAACAATTGACTCGTACTGTCACTATGATACGAAGTGTGAACTTTCTTGGATGAATTGTGTGTTCAATTACGCTTAGTTGAAAAGTCTTCAAGATGCTTTAGTTATGGGAAATTATATATATAGCACTTGATTGAATTATGGTTTAGGGATGATGAGAATCCTATATGGGCTTACATTTATAATATCAGAATTTTCTTTCTACTGGTTGTCCATCTATAAATAAAGTATCAACAGCGATCCTGTACAATTTGGTGCAGTGCTCACTTAAGCTTGTACTCATGGCTCCTAAAGACCCTTCTGCAACTGTGCAGGCTGCCAAGGCAAAGCTAAGGATGACAAATAAAAGCCATTATAGTGATGATACCCTTATTAGGTGAATTTATATACCAGACGGAGCGACTTGAAAGCTGTACCTTCTATTTCTTTGTGATGAGAGAAGCTTTAATACCTGGATGCTATTCAAATAACCTGATATTTAGTTGAAATCCTATTATCTCTACTGGGTATCATTTCCCATTTCCTATCATCGGACCTGGCAATGGTACCTAGGCATTGAGTGCTATTGCTGAGACGGGTGGAATACGTCATTTTGAAAAACTGCCGCAAATCTACAATCTCTTTCCTTTAGGAAGTGTCTCAAGGTGTGACAGACTATAAACTTACAGATGTCAGAGTTCAATTGTTTGGTCTTTTGTGAAAAAAGGTAATACTTGTAAACAAAAGTCTACTCCTCTGAAACACGTGTAAAATGTGAGCAAGTTCTGTATTACAAAAGATTCAGATTCTTcttccaaaaaataaattacGTTTAGAGCTTTGACGAGAGAACTTCTCAATGTGATGCTGCTATCCCTCCTCCCTTGAGTTTTATCATGGTGACTTGTTCTTCCACCTTGGTTCTAAATCAGAGGGATAAATTCCTATGTATATTTTTTTGCGCCTGCGATTATCCTAAAGTTGAATACTACTTGACTATTCAGCAAGTTCAGCTGAGAACTCTCATTTTCTTATCCTTTCCATGTCTTCCAGCTAGAGTATCATATGAACTTTTCTTATCAGCAGTATCTTCAAAACTgacttctcttttttctcttcaaaCAGCAAGTGGTAGTATTTCATGATTTCTGCTAGGAATGGGATAGCAAAACTACTAAATACCTttatagaaaaaggaaaagtaCCAAACACTGGCTTCAATTGTCTTTTTTGTTTTGTCAGTATTTGCTGGTTACACTTAGGACTTGGTTGACTTCACGAACAACTCAAATGACCATAATCTTCTCGATAACCAAGTTGTATTCCTGGTTTTACCTTCTTCTATACACTATGAGGAGCTAATTGTTTTCGCTTCAGTTCTTGGTTATTCTCCGTGGCAGTCTACATCAATCAATCACAGCTTCACTGAAGGTGTTTTTTTGGGACAATGGTAACAAGTATTATATAAAAACGGCACAAAGATTGCGCTGAAAACCAAATGTAAAGAAGAAAGCAAAACTCATATCCTTGTTCTTCTCACAAGGATTCTATGATATCTATCAGCGTATCTACATCTTTTACCAGTTCTTTGTTACaccaaaaatgaaataaaaataaacagtACGTCTTGATTTTCTGCACATTACTAGACTTATTTAAAACATCTTGTATTTCTTTCCAATTGGTTCACCATATGCAAGCTTGGGATAACTTGCCACTATTTTTTCTGTCTGTCAGAATCCCCTGTGTTGTTCCATCAAGCTTATGGCTTCACAACAGACCTTGGCATGGCCTATTTAATGCCTTTCATGTTGGAGGATAAATCTCAGCTGCACCTGAAGTTCCACTTCTTAATAATAGATTTGATTACTAATTTGCTATGTGTTGGTTGGAGACTACAGAGTCCAACAGTTTTTTTTTACCATTGGGTGCCTGCATTGCATACACAGGTATTATCAAGAGAACTCGGGTTGTGATGGGATGTCAACACCGTTTTTGCAGGGAATGCATAGATAAATCAATGAGACTTGGGTATGTAATGCATTAAATCAACTTTGTGATTTAACTAGTCTTTAGATCTCAAGAATTACCTGAAGACGACCATGAATTTGCTTGTAATCTCCCTTTTACAGGAATAATGAATGCCCTGCTTGTCGCATACATTGTGCTAGTCGACGGTCATTGCGAGATGATCCTGGATTTGATTCCTTAATTGAGGCAATATATCCAGATGTTGAGGAGTATGAAGAGGAGGTATTTCTTCAATTCGTGTATTGTGCAGCTTAAtattgcccccccccccccccccccccccccccccctcccctgTATAATGAGAAAAAGAAGAGGAACTAAGGGAACAAAGAAGAAATACAAAACCACTGGAGGCATATATTCCTATCCTCTTCCCTTTTGATGAAACTTGTCTCCTGCTAATTTGTGGAATATCTTTGTTTCAGGAATTTGTCTTACTTGAAGAGGAAAGGGCACGCAATGAGCAGGTCAGTTAAAGAAGCACCTGAAATCCTCATTCTTGAGTCGACATGTGTGCATTTGTTTGCACGTTTGTACTTCTTGCTTGCATGAGTTGTCTTTTTCTTACAgcgagtgtgtgtgtgtgtatcaaGTTGTTACTGGAAGAGAAAGCAGATGTGGAGGTGATCTATTTATTAGTCAGTACAGGTCCATGCATGTTGAAGATGGATGTTATGAATTAATAGAACTTAATCTGTTGATGGTATTATCTTTGTAATGTAATAGGTTTTCGCCGCTTTATCACTAAGACCTAAAAGAAGCCATTTTATTAAAAAACTCTTATTTGTAAAATACGACGCCTATTATGGCCAAAATCACATCCTGCATTCTCAGAAAATGAAGATCTCCATGTGTCCGTCTAAGTTTGCTGGTAACTGACCACACGTGCTCTACTAACACGTGTTAAACCAACTTTTAAAAGAGGGTTTTGTATTTACAGAATCTGAGAGTGAATTGGCGGATTTTTTTAACCATTGTTTGTGAAACATGTGTTTCCAGGTTCCTTCTAAAAGAGAAACACGTGTTTTCAGGTGTTACAATATGACTATCCGATAGTCAATTTACTTTTATGGGTTCACCCAGTAGAATATAGTTTATTTTTGTGCAAATTAACTGTTGATTAAAATGGACatagatataaatttttttctttctgattGACACTTCATTATATGTTGGGGGCAAGCCATAGACCTGATACATgccttatattttttttgttttgctgGACAGTTTCAAGCATCCATTGCCAAAATATCTCAACGCCAATCTGAAGCATTAATTAAGAGGCGCAGAGGTGGTAAAGACGTAGCTACTCCCTCTACACAAAGAACATCTCGCAACTTTCACAATGCTTattcaagaagaaaaagaaacattcaTGGCACAGAACCTGAGCGGTCTGATCCAAATGAGAGTGAAAATGATGACCATGATGAGAACAAAGATTCACCCCTTAAGGATGAGCGTGGAACACAAACCAAGTTCAGGAAACGCAGGAGGCGTAAAGGAGCTTCGACCACCCAGAATTCTCCTTCAGCTGCGAGTCCAGATGGTGGTCACACTGAAACTGCAGTACAACTACCCAGAGACAACCCAAGTAATTCTCCTGGACCTACACTGAAGCCTGATAACTTTACTTGGGGAAGAGGCGGTACGCGAAGCCACAATCGACATGGCAGTGGCGGTGGTAGCAGAAATGCTCGCAATTCTCGAATATCCAAGTTAGTTGATTATCTTGAAAGTGCAAAAGCAAATGACGTTGAGGTAATAGATTCTCTAAACATGCTTATTCATCTTATTCAAGAATGATATTGTCCTAGCTTCTTTATACACAATTCATGAACTGTCTGGTTCTTTCAATGGTCGTGTATCCGtaattcactctttttttttgcaGTTAAATATCCATCTTGAGCTTGTTCCATTTGACAAACAAACGACACCAAGTCTGAAAAAGCCCCATTTCTGCTGCACGCCAAGCACATCAGTTGGGCACCTCTGTGAAGTAAGATTTCCTTCTCGTCATACTTcattaagaacaaaaaaaacacaCTTTCCACTATCCTCTTCAAAAATAGATATGAAACATAGTCATATCGTCTTAGCGACCTAATTAACAGAAGTGATTAGAAGCTGTCTGCTGATGTAAAACAAATTTCAAACTTTTTGGTGCTGCACAATCTTATTTCTGATCACATGGACATGCATTTCTACTTCAACTTTGATATCTCAATAATGATGATACATGTTTGTTGTTCTATGGTTATGCCTCTAAATATTGTCAATCAGGAATTGCTTCCATAAAATCTGCAGTTTGTTCTCTTTTTCGTCCCTCGACAACTTTTGTAATAATATTTTGAGTTCAGCTTGTTGCTCAGGAGACAAAATCACAAGCCAAGGATGTTGAATTAATGGTAGCAAAGGTCAATAGTGCTGCTATTGTTGCGTCCACCATTAACCATTCAATCTCAATGGATGCATCAAACGTGGTACCTCGAGCTATCAATGGTTCCAATGTTACTCTGGAACGCTTGGAAAGGCAAGACACTGTGGGAGGAATCAGTTCCAGTTGCGCTTTAGACAAGAATCTGGTGAGTTGGAGCTACAAATGGGGAATCAAGTTCAACTGAATGACTTCTCAAAATTATGTCGGTTGATCTTTCCATTAGTGTCCCACCTGAACGATTTTTTCATGTTCTTTCAGGTCCTTGTGTATGTGCAAAAGAATTCTGCGGTATGATGATCATTCAGCTGACATGTGACTTCCTCAAGGTCGGCATTGTAGAAGATGAGTGCAAGGGAGAAAAGAGTGCGGGAATGTATGGAAGCCAACATATAGGAGCTTTTTTTAGTTTTCCCTAAATATAGCAATATAGTACCTTCTTTCTTGTTTCCTTTTACCCAAAGTTTTGGTTTGTTTACAAATATGTTCATCTCATCAATTCACAGAAACGTAAATGTTTGTTCTTTTTCCAACCCTTGTTTTTCCTCTCCGTGGCGGAGTCATATTATAAGGGTGTTTAGTGTAATTAactctttatttttaataatatgaaCATTGCTACTGAGATTGGTTTACACACCACACGCCCATTTCTTCCCCCAATTTTCTCTTCACTATaccaaacaaaaagaagaaagtgGGCATGGCCATTCTGTCTTACTTGTTAAGagagtaaaaaaagaagaaagagatgtATGTACCAAATTCTTTAATGTTGTGTTTCTAAAGAAATGTAGAAACGTTAAGGAGCTTTTAAGAAAGGAAAGAGATATGAAACAAACTAAAACGGAAAGTAAGATGAACAAATTGAATAATGTTTAACGCATATCAATTCTTTGTTGTAACAGAATGTACTTTTTTACAGATAATTTTTAACGGATACAAAGTGCACATTTTGATGGATAAACACATTAACTCCCAACTATTTTGATTACATTGTCCCTAATCTTGGATTCAAGGATTCTTGAACACATTCCTGTCAGATTTTTGGATATGTTCATATCACCTCATCTGGGAGGCAGCACTAGAAACTGCAGCATAGGGACACGccatttttctcctttcttgCCTTTTAAGAATCAACAGCTTGGGGGATCTTGGTTTTGTCACCTTTTTGGAAGACCTGCGGAGTTGTGTAAAAAAAAGGTTCAGTAGTTGTTCCAAAATGCACAACAATAAGAACATAAAGACCCTCGACTCAATATGTAAAAGGAAGAAAACAACTAGTAGCATGGATGTCGCATACTTTTGTGGCTGGAAAGGATGATCAAATTTAGGCACAGGTCTTGCATGAGGCACCAAAGTTTTTCGCAGTTGTTTCAGGGCCATCTCTTCCTCCATCTAAAACCATCACAATCCACACATTAAGAATTTAGTCTTAACCACCATCATTAGGATTGCTCGAAATAGCACAGTTAAATATGCATACCATTCTTGCAGCCTCTGCCTCCTCCCTGTATCTTTGATACATCATTTCTTTCTCCTTCATCTGCACAACATAATATGAGTGTGGCCATAGGCTTAAAAGGCCTCAGAGAAAGTTGTCTGCGAATGGCAAAAGCTTTACCTTCTTATCAAACTCAGCTCTATCTGTCGCCCGGTGATCTACTTTTAGATTAAATTCCTGAACTTGAGTGAGGGGCTTACGTACTTTCTCAGGAACTGGAATTGGATCCCTACACATTTAAGggtgggaaaacattattcatcTTTCAGATTCATTAGGAGAAAAGATGGTACATAAAATGGTCGTTCTTTGAGGCCTTACTCGATCAAGACTGGTTGCGCTTTAAAAGTCCTCATCATTGCTTCTTCCTTCTCCAATCTTAACcgttcttccagttccttctgcATCTCTCTTTCATGCCTAACCAGACTCTCCAGTTGGAAAGGTTCGGGTTTTGTACAATGCTTTGGTTCTGGTTTTGGTGGAATCTGGCAATGAAAACATAAGAAAAGAATTCACATGAAAAGGGGTTTGTAGAAAAAGATACAATAGTTAGTGTGTTACATACCACAGGGTAATCAGTTGTGTAAGGATATGGAGTTGCTTTGGGAACTCTTGACCTCTCTTCTTCAATCTGTTTCTGTAGAAGTTCAGTGAACAGTTTCCTCTCTTTCTCCGCTCCTCTTTCCTGAGTTCAAGAAAAAGCTAATCCATGAGGAGCTACATTATTTCGATAAGAAGTAACAACAACAGGAACAACACAGAAAATTTTTTAAACAACACAGAAAATTTACACACCTCCGTGTAGAGCTGAAAAGGATTTGGTCTGGTGTTTTTCGGTATAGTCTTTTCATTTCTAGGTTCAGATATCAGGGAAAGCTGAAAATTGGGGAAAGTACAGTGAGGAAAATGTTTTAAGTATAAGGTTCTGAGGTAGGAGAAAATAGTAAAAGGATGATATTCTGATGTAACCTTGTCAAAGAGATCCGTAACGTTAGCAGGAGGTGGAATCCTTTCATCTGTCGCAAAATGAAATTCTTCAGGCACCGTCACCTGCTTCTTTGTGTTGCAGAACATTCCCAGATCTCCTTTACTTTCAAAGATCTACAATTCGAAAAAGTCAGCAACACACAGAACCAGTTTTGATAATTGATTGACAGTAGTCTAGAAGGTGTTCGGGGGTGTGTTACCTTCTTATTGAGAGGCCTAGCCTTGAACTTTGGAACTTTCTCAAGTTCTTCCTTTTCGAGTTCTTCAGAGCTTTTAATCTGTGGAGGTCGTGCTCTAAGTGACGTTTGCAGAACAGGTGATTTAGGAGCTGTAAGATGTGGCTTCCATTGATTACTCTGTGGTGAAAAAGTTTAAATTAGTTGGCACGAAAGCAAGTTAATAGTTTTTTAATTCAAAGTATTTACAGGAACCACTTTTTGCAGTTAGTAACCTGAGTAGATTCTATGGATGATAAGACTGAAGATGTTTCTGCATTCTGATTGGCTCTGGTCATCGTCGATAAATGAAATTCCTGCAGAAGAGTAGCATATCTCagttgaattttcttgaattattcTTAGCTCTTCATAGTCCGAGTAACCATACCTTAAATTCTGGAAGTTGTGGTGTACTTTTAGGTAATGCTGGTAGATTTGGAGCTTCCAAGATCTGTTCACAAATGTGCAAAACAAAAATGGTATGATGAGATTAGTAGAAAATATTTAAAGTCGGAATGTAAAGGACGCAAAACTATCTATAAATTGAGACCTTTTTGTTCAATGGGCGAGCCTTAAACCTAGGAATTTTAGCCATCATTTCCTCCTCAAGTTCAGCTGAACTCTTCACTGTAGTTGGACGCACACGTTGTACAGTCTCAAATTCAGGTTCTTTAGGCGCAGTTAATGTTAGTTTATTAGGCTTCCTCTGCATCAATcaaatataaagctttaaaagatgtttaaaggttttgaaaaatagaactagTGGATAGTTTCAGTTGTTACACGTGAAGTGCTCATGCAAGACAGAGACATCTCCCTTGTGCTAGATTGGAACTTCTTCATCATTTCTGCTGTTGAAATAAACTGTGGAACTGGTTCTCGGACATACATCTTTAAACAGTATAATCTCCAAGTTAGATTCTGAATATTCAAATAACATGCAAAATAAGGAAGATGTAATCAATGGAAAGCTACCTTCCTGTCCTCTTTACGAGGTTTGGCAACCGAAGAGAAGGTGGAGCCATTAACTCCAGGTTTTGTTTTGTGTGGCAAATTTTGTGGTTTGACATCCAGAATCTAGATATAGCAAAATCCCGTGAGGTCAGATTCAGATAAAACAACTTGAAATATTCTGCATTTTATGGAGAATATAAATTACCTGCTTGGCTTTTCCACTTTCTAATTTTTGTCTCTTTATGGCttggttttcttgaccaaaattGGGCGTTCCAGCAGCATTTCTCATGATTGCTTGCCTGTGTGCAAGCAAAtgaagttcatcaactctatcaGGCCAAAATAACATAGAGGAGATAGAACAAGAAGCAGAAGGAATAATGAGGGAGTGAAAAAATTGAAGGCGCCAAGAAGCTACAGCAGCAGATCACTTACTTTCTCACGCTGGCAGGATTAGAACTCTTAACATGCAATGTTTTTGACTTCAACGCTGAAGGATTTCTAAGCATGCTTGAAATTTTCTTCGCTGTCTTCTGATTGTTGGAATCAGTCTTCCTAGGGTCTATCTTCTTAGacgttggtggtggtggtggtcttggggtGCAAATTTCTGTACAAGAAGGTTACGATCAGATGCCTTGGCAGTGGACATTGTCCGCAAAATGGATTACCCAGTGTAGTCCACAATGTACAATGTGGACAAACCTTACCGCTACCTCATGGAGATAAAGAGGCTGTTTTGGAAAGACCCTCGGCTCGGAAAAAAACACTAAAGCAACAAATCAAAATGACAAGCTCAGGTAACTAACCTTGACTAGTTGGCTGTTTCTCAACAGATTCCTGTAAAATTTAATAAGTATAATGAGATACAATGCTCAAAATAGGAAATGGTACTTCAGTTACACAGGATATGCAGAAGTACCGGATTGGGAAGACTGCTATCAAGTTCTCCTCTAATAGCATCATTTGGTGTCACCTCTTCCTTAACCTCAGAAGACAAAACATTAGCTGCAGGTTTGTTCTCATTTGGTGTCACCTCTTCCTTAACCTCCGAAGACAAAACT
Coding sequences within:
- the LOC107878354 gene encoding putative E3 ubiquitin-protein ligase RING1a isoform X1 codes for the protein MPAQKRLLSNYQDDDDNNNNGEDDNSPEQEQEQEQQQHHRRRKQSRRAVEEQEQEVEEEEEEEEEDEEDVDGDDDDQEVENNQSSDNDSEGSGTDPEAFDELIAVSRSEIRTNDFDERSFFAQLFQARKELECPVCLGIIKRTRVVMGCQHRFCRECIDKSMRLGNNECPACRIHCASRRSLRDDPGFDSLIEAIYPDVEEYEEEEFVLLEEERARNEQFQASIAKISQRQSEALIKRRRGGKDVATPSTQRTSRNFHNAYSRRKRNIHGTEPERSDPNESENDDHDENKDSPLKDERGTQTKFRKRRRRKGASTTQNSPSAASPDGGHTETAVQLPRDNPSNSPGPTLKPDNFTWGRGGTRSHNRHGSGGGSRNARNSRISKLVDYLESAKANDVELNIHLELVPFDKQTTPSLKKPHFCCTPSTSVGHLCELVAQETKSQAKDVELMVAKVNSAAIVASTINHSISMDASNVVPRAINGSNVTLERLERQDTVGGISSSCALDKNLVLVYVQKNSAV
- the LOC107878354 gene encoding putative E3 ubiquitin-protein ligase RING1a isoform X2, encoding MPAQKRLLSNYQDDDDNNNNGEDDNSPEQEQEQEQQQHHRRRKQSRRAVEEQEQEVEEEEEEEEEDEEDVDGDDDDQEVENNQSSDNDSEGSGTDPEAFDELIAVSRSEIRTNVQCPICLGIIKRTRVVMGCQHRFCRECIDKSMRLGNNECPACRIHCASRRSLRDDPGFDSLIEAIYPDVEEYEEEEFVLLEEERARNEQFQASIAKISQRQSEALIKRRRGGKDVATPSTQRTSRNFHNAYSRRKRNIHGTEPERSDPNESENDDHDENKDSPLKDERGTQTKFRKRRRRKGASTTQNSPSAASPDGGHTETAVQLPRDNPSNSPGPTLKPDNFTWGRGGTRSHNRHGSGGGSRNARNSRISKLVDYLESAKANDVELNIHLELVPFDKQTTPSLKKPHFCCTPSTSVGHLCELVAQETKSQAKDVELMVAKVNSAAIVASTINHSISMDASNVVPRAINGSNVTLERLERQDTVGGISSSCALDKNLVLVYVQKNSAV
- the LOC107878353 gene encoding protein TPX2, which translates into the protein MADGKDDTNVFVIDEIYEFSAPRFYDFMIGETEEDMRKAELWFEINSSYAPSPCMPRIKTSRSVQVEIPCDLTEGENLQSTTRPAAEVVEDVTPDENRRAAKVLSTEVKEDVTPNEEKSAAKILSSDVKDEVTPNENKPTDKVLSSEVKEEVTPNENKPAANVLSSEVKEEVTPNDAIRGELDSSLPNPESVEKQPTSQEICTPRPPPPPTSKKIDPRKTDSNNQKTAKKISSMLRNPSALKSKTLHVKSSNPASVRKQAIMRNAAGTPNFGQENQAIKRQKLESGKAKQILDVKPQNLPHKTKPGVNGSTFSSVAKPRKEDRKMYVREPVPQFISTAEMMKKFQSSTREMSLSCMSTSRRKPNKLTLTAPKEPEFETVQRVRPTTVKSSAELEEEMMAKIPRFKARPLNKKILEAPNLPALPKSTPQLPEFKEFHLSTMTRANQNAETSSVLSSIESTQSNQWKPHLTAPKSPVLQTSLRARPPQIKSSEELEKEELEKVPKFKARPLNKKIFESKGDLGMFCNTKKQVTVPEEFHFATDERIPPPANVTDLFDKLSLISEPRNEKTIPKNTRPNPFQLYTEERGAEKERKLFTELLQKQIEEERSRVPKATPYPYTTDYPVIPPKPEPKHCTKPEPFQLESLVRHEREMQKELEERLRLEKEEAMMRTFKAQPVLIEDPIPVPEKVRKPLTQVQEFNLKVDHRATDRAEFDKKMKEKEMMYQRYREEAEAARMMEEEMALKQLRKTLVPHARPVPKFDHPFQPQKSSKKVTKPRSPKLLILKRQERRKMACPYAAVSSAASQMR